The following proteins are co-located in the Gorilla gorilla gorilla isolate KB3781 chromosome 18, NHGRI_mGorGor1-v2.1_pri, whole genome shotgun sequence genome:
- the KREMEN2 gene encoding kremen protein 2 isoform X1, giving the protein MGTQALQGFLFLLFLPLLQPRGASAGSLHSPGLSECFQVNGADYRGHQNRTGPRGAGRPCLFWDQTQQHSYSSASDPQGRWGLGAHNFCRNPDGDVQPWCYVAETEEGIYWRYCDIPSCHMPGYLGCFVDSGAPPALSGPSGTSTKLTVQVCLRFCRMKGYQLAGVEAGYACFCGSESDLARGRLAPATDCDQICFGHPGQLCGGDGRLGVYEVSVGSCQGNWTAPQGVIYSPDFPDEYGPDRNCSWALGPPGAALELTFRLFELADPRDRLELRDAASGSLLRAFDGARPPPSGPLRLGTAALLLTFRSDARGHAQGFALTYRGLQDAAEDPEAPEGSAQTPAAPLDGANVSCSPRPRAPPAAIGARVFSTVTAVSVLLLLLLGLLRPLRRRSCLLAPGKGPPALGPSRGPRRSWAVWYRQPRGVALPCSPGDPQAEGSAAGYRPLSASSQSSLRSLISAL; this is encoded by the exons ATGGGGACACAAGCCCTGCAgggcttcctctttctcctcttcctcccgcTGCTGCAGCCGCGTGGGGCCTCGGCTGGGAGCCTGCACAGTCCAG GCCTGTCCGAATGCTTCCAGGTGAATGGGGCTGACTACCGCGGCCACCAGAACCGCACTGGCCCGCGCGGGGCGGGCCGCCCGTGCCTCTTCTGGGACCAGACGCAGCAACACAGCTACAGCAGCGCCAGCGACCCCCAGGGCCGCTGGGGGCTGGGCGCGCACAACTTCTGCCG TAACCCAGACGGTGATGTGCAGCCGTGGTGCTACGTGGCTGAGACAGAGGAGGGCATCTACTGGCGCTACTGCGACATCCCCTCCTGTCACA TGCCAGGCTACCTGGGATGCTTTGTGGACTCAGgggcacccccagccctcagcgGCCCCAGCGGCACCTCCACGAAGCTCACGGTCCAGGTGTGCCTACGCTTCTGCCGCATGAAGGGGTACCAG CTGGCGGGCGTGGAGGCCGGTTACGCCTGCTTCTGTGGCTCTGAAAGCGACCTGGCCCGGGGACGCCTGGCCCCCGCCACCGACTGTGACCAGATCTGTTTCGGCCACCCTGGACAGCTGTGTGGCGGCGATGGGCGGCTGGGCGTCTATGAAG TGTCGGTGGGCTCCTGCCAGGGGAACTGGACAGCGCCTCAGGGCGTCATCTACTCCCCGGACTTCCCGGACGAGTACGGGCCGGACCGGAACTgcagctgggccctgggcccgCCAGGCGCCGCGCTGGAGCTCACCTTCCGCCTCTTCGAGCTGGCCGACCCGCGCGACCGGCTGGAGCTGCGCGACGCGGCTTCGGGCAGCCTGCTCCGCGCCTTCGATGGCGCCCGCCCACCGCCGTCCGGGCCGCTACGCCTGGGCACTGCCGCGCTGCTGCTCACCTTCCGAAGCGACGCGCGCGGCCACGCGCAAGGCTTCGCGCTCACCTACCGCG GGCTGCAGGACGCCGCTGAGGACCCAGAGGCCCCCGAGGGCTCGGCCCAGACCCCCGCGGCGCCCCTCGACGGGGCCAACGTGAGCTGCAGCCCCAGGCCTCGGGCTCCGCCGGCCGCGATTGGGG CCCGGGTCTTCTCGACGGTGACGGCTGTCtcggtgctgctgctgctgctcctggggCTGCTGCGTCCGCTGCGCCGACG GAGCTGTCTGCTGGCTCCGGGAAAAGGGCCCCCGGCGCTGGGGCCTTCCAGGGGCCCCAGGAGAAGCTGGGCTGTGTGGTACCGACAGCCCCGAGGGGTGGCCTTGCCCTGCTCCCCCGGGGACCCCCAGGCTGAGGGTTCTGCCGCAGGCTACCGGCCTCTGAGTGCCTCCAGCCAGAGCTCCCTGCGCTCGCTCATCTCCGCTCTCTGA
- the KREMEN2 gene encoding kremen protein 2 isoform X2 — protein MGTQALQGFLFLLFLPLLQPRGASAGSLHSPGLSECFQVNGADYRGHQNRTGPRGAGRPCLFWDQTQQHSYSSASDPQGRWGLGAHNFCRNPDGDVQPWCYVAETEEGIYWRYCDIPSCHMPGYLGCFVDSGAPPALSGPSGTSTKLTVQVCLRFCRMKGYQLAGVEAGYACFCGSESDLARGRLAPATDCDQICFGHPGQLCGGDGRLGVYEVSVGSCQGNWTAPQGVIYSPDFPDEYGPDRNCSWALGPPGAALELTFRLFELADPRDRLELRDAASGSLLRAFDGARPPPSGPLRLGTAALLLTFRSDARGHAQGFALTYRGLQDAAEDPEAPEGSAQTPAAPLDGANVSCSPRPRAPPAAIGGAVCWLREKGPRRWGLPGAPGEAGLCGTDSPEGWPCPAPPGTPRLRVLPQATGL, from the exons ATGGGGACACAAGCCCTGCAgggcttcctctttctcctcttcctcccgcTGCTGCAGCCGCGTGGGGCCTCGGCTGGGAGCCTGCACAGTCCAG GCCTGTCCGAATGCTTCCAGGTGAATGGGGCTGACTACCGCGGCCACCAGAACCGCACTGGCCCGCGCGGGGCGGGCCGCCCGTGCCTCTTCTGGGACCAGACGCAGCAACACAGCTACAGCAGCGCCAGCGACCCCCAGGGCCGCTGGGGGCTGGGCGCGCACAACTTCTGCCG TAACCCAGACGGTGATGTGCAGCCGTGGTGCTACGTGGCTGAGACAGAGGAGGGCATCTACTGGCGCTACTGCGACATCCCCTCCTGTCACA TGCCAGGCTACCTGGGATGCTTTGTGGACTCAGgggcacccccagccctcagcgGCCCCAGCGGCACCTCCACGAAGCTCACGGTCCAGGTGTGCCTACGCTTCTGCCGCATGAAGGGGTACCAG CTGGCGGGCGTGGAGGCCGGTTACGCCTGCTTCTGTGGCTCTGAAAGCGACCTGGCCCGGGGACGCCTGGCCCCCGCCACCGACTGTGACCAGATCTGTTTCGGCCACCCTGGACAGCTGTGTGGCGGCGATGGGCGGCTGGGCGTCTATGAAG TGTCGGTGGGCTCCTGCCAGGGGAACTGGACAGCGCCTCAGGGCGTCATCTACTCCCCGGACTTCCCGGACGAGTACGGGCCGGACCGGAACTgcagctgggccctgggcccgCCAGGCGCCGCGCTGGAGCTCACCTTCCGCCTCTTCGAGCTGGCCGACCCGCGCGACCGGCTGGAGCTGCGCGACGCGGCTTCGGGCAGCCTGCTCCGCGCCTTCGATGGCGCCCGCCCACCGCCGTCCGGGCCGCTACGCCTGGGCACTGCCGCGCTGCTGCTCACCTTCCGAAGCGACGCGCGCGGCCACGCGCAAGGCTTCGCGCTCACCTACCGCG GGCTGCAGGACGCCGCTGAGGACCCAGAGGCCCCCGAGGGCTCGGCCCAGACCCCCGCGGCGCCCCTCGACGGGGCCAACGTGAGCTGCAGCCCCAGGCCTCGGGCTCCGCCGGCCGCGATTGGGG GAGCTGTCTGCTGGCTCCGGGAAAAGGGCCCCCGGCGCTGGGGCCTTCCAGGGGCCCCAGGAGAAGCTGGGCTGTGTGGTACCGACAGCCCCGAGGGGTGGCCTTGCCCTGCTCCCCCGGGGACCCCCAGGCTGAGGGTTCTGCCGCAGGCTACCGGCCTCTGA
- the PAQR4 gene encoding progestin and adipoQ receptor family member 4 isoform X2 produces the protein MAFLAGPRLLDWASSPPHLQFNKFVLTGYRPASSGSGCLRSLFYLHNELGNIYTHGLALLGFLVLVPMTMPWGQLGKDGWLGGTHCVACLAPPAGSVLYHLFMCHQGGSAVYARLLALDMCGVCLVNTLGALPIIHCTLACRPWLRPAALVGYTVLSGVAGWRALTAPSTSARLRAFGWQAAARLLLHAGVVPDLLWAAHHACPRD, from the exons ATGGCGTTCCTGGCCGGGCCGCGTCTGCTGGACTGGGCCAGCTCGCCGCCGCACCTGCAGTTCAATAAGTTCGTGCTGACCGGGTACCGGCCCGCCAGCAGCGGCTCGGGCTGCCTGCGCAGCCTCTTCTACCTGCACAACGAATTGGGCAACATCTACACGCACG GGCTGGCCCTGCTGGGCTTCCTGGTGCTGGTGCCAATGACCATGCCCTGGGGTCAGCTCGGCAAGGATGGCTGGCTGGGAGGCACACACTGCGTGGCCTGCCTTGCACCCCCTGCAGGCTCCGTGCTCTATCACCTCTTTATGTGCCACCAAGGGGGCAGTGCTGTGTACGCCCGGCTCCTCGCCCTGGACATGTGTGGGGTCTGCCTTGTCAACACCCTTG GGGCCCTGCCCATCATCCACTGCACCCTGGCCTGCAGGCCCTGGCTGCGCCCGGCTGCCCTGGTGGGCTACACTGTGTTGTCGGGTGTGGCTGGCTGGCGTGCTCTCACCGCCCCCTCCACCAGTGCTCGGCTCCGGGCATTTGGATGGCAGGCTGCTGCCCGCCTGCTG CTGCACGCCGGCGTCGTGCCCGACCTGCTCTGGGCTGCCCACCACGCCTGTCCCCGGGACTGA
- the PAQR4 gene encoding progestin and adipoQ receptor family member 4 isoform X3: MAFLAGPRLLDWASSPPHLQFNKFVLTGYRPASSGSGCLRSLFYLHNELGNIYTHGALPIIHCTLACRPWLRPAALVGYTVLSGVAGWRALTAPSTSARLRAFGWQAAARLLVFGARGVGLGSGAPGSLPCYLRMDALALLGGLVNVARLPERWGPGRFDYWGNSHQIMHLLSVGSILQLHAGVVPDLLWAAHHACPRD; this comes from the exons ATGGCGTTCCTGGCCGGGCCGCGTCTGCTGGACTGGGCCAGCTCGCCGCCGCACCTGCAGTTCAATAAGTTCGTGCTGACCGGGTACCGGCCCGCCAGCAGCGGCTCGGGCTGCCTGCGCAGCCTCTTCTACCTGCACAACGAATTGGGCAACATCTACACGCACG GGGCCCTGCCCATCATCCACTGCACCCTGGCCTGCAGGCCCTGGCTGCGCCCGGCTGCCCTGGTGGGCTACACTGTGTTGTCGGGTGTGGCTGGCTGGCGTGCTCTCACCGCCCCCTCCACCAGTGCTCGGCTCCGGGCATTTGGATGGCAGGCTGCTGCCCGCCTGCTGGTATTCGGGGCCCGGGGAGTGGGTCTGGGTTCAGGGGCTCCAGGCTCCCTGCCCTGCTACCTGCGCATGGACGCACTGGCGCTGCTTGGGGGACTGGTAAATGTAGCCCGCCTGCCCGAGCGCTGGGGACCCGGCCGCTTTGACTACTGGGGCAACTCCCACCAGATCATGCACCTGCTGAGCGTGGGCTCCATCCTGCAGCTGCACGCCGGCGTCGTGCCCGACCTGCTCTGGGCTGCCCACCACGCCTGTCCCCGGGACTGA
- the PAQR4 gene encoding progestin and adipoQ receptor family member 4 isoform X1, translating into MAFLAGPRLLDWASSPPHLQFNKFVLTGYRPASSGSGCLRSLFYLHNELGNIYTHGLALLGFLVLVPMTMPWGQLGKDGWLGGTHCVACLAPPAGSVLYHLFMCHQGGSAVYARLLALDMCGVCLVNTLGALPIIHCTLACRPWLRPAALVGYTVLSGVAGWRALTAPSTSARLRAFGWQAAARLLVFGARGVGLGSGAPGSLPCYLRMDALALLGGLVNVARLPERWGPGRFDYWGNSHQIMHLLSVGSILQLHAGVVPDLLWAAHHACPRD; encoded by the exons ATGGCGTTCCTGGCCGGGCCGCGTCTGCTGGACTGGGCCAGCTCGCCGCCGCACCTGCAGTTCAATAAGTTCGTGCTGACCGGGTACCGGCCCGCCAGCAGCGGCTCGGGCTGCCTGCGCAGCCTCTTCTACCTGCACAACGAATTGGGCAACATCTACACGCACG GGCTGGCCCTGCTGGGCTTCCTGGTGCTGGTGCCAATGACCATGCCCTGGGGTCAGCTCGGCAAGGATGGCTGGCTGGGAGGCACACACTGCGTGGCCTGCCTTGCACCCCCTGCAGGCTCCGTGCTCTATCACCTCTTTATGTGCCACCAAGGGGGCAGTGCTGTGTACGCCCGGCTCCTCGCCCTGGACATGTGTGGGGTCTGCCTTGTCAACACCCTTG GGGCCCTGCCCATCATCCACTGCACCCTGGCCTGCAGGCCCTGGCTGCGCCCGGCTGCCCTGGTGGGCTACACTGTGTTGTCGGGTGTGGCTGGCTGGCGTGCTCTCACCGCCCCCTCCACCAGTGCTCGGCTCCGGGCATTTGGATGGCAGGCTGCTGCCCGCCTGCTGGTATTCGGGGCCCGGGGAGTGGGTCTGGGTTCAGGGGCTCCAGGCTCCCTGCCCTGCTACCTGCGCATGGACGCACTGGCGCTGCTTGGGGGACTGGTAAATGTAGCCCGCCTGCCCGAGCGCTGGGGACCCGGCCGCTTTGACTACTGGGGCAACTCCCACCAGATCATGCACCTGCTGAGCGTGGGCTCCATCCTGCAGCTGCACGCCGGCGTCGTGCCCGACCTGCTCTGGGCTGCCCACCACGCCTGTCCCCGGGACTGA
- the PKMYT1 gene encoding membrane-associated tyrosine- and threonine-specific cdc2-inhibitory kinase isoform X1 — protein sequence MQAPPGVALCILAPCPESGTPCSSPCHLLRPWRQLCSVLGESAQPLAPALSAVPGQPSPGWQALSYPLPATLLFLNTVSSHLYFLLERSFPLYESYMLKSTNNIGPRVSFLTGEPAFHTTARAACVALQLLFPPRDTSERSPGVSAGRPWLLRRWVSTDPAPGMEVRSKEDGRLYAVKRSMSPFRGPKDRARKLAEVGSHEKVGQHPCCVRLEQAWEEGGILYLQTELCGPSLQQHCEAWGASLPEAQVWGYLRDTLLALAHLHGQGLVHLDVKPANIFLGPRGRCKLGDFGLLVELGTAGAGEVQEGDPRYMAPELLQGSYGTAADVFSLGLTILEVACNMELPHGGEGWQQLRQGYLPPEFTAGLSSELRSVLVMMLEPDPKLRATAEALLALPVLRQPRAWGVLWCMAAEALSRGWALWQALLALLCWLWHGLAHPASWLQPLGPPATPPGSPPCSLLLDSSLSSNWDDDSLGPSLSPEAVLARTVGSTSTPRSRCTPRDALDLSDINSEPPRGSFPSFEPRNLLSLFEDTLDPT from the exons ATGCAGGCCCCTCCAGGGGTTGCTCTGTGCATACTGGCCCCTTGTCCAGAGTCTGGCACACCCTGCAGCAGCCCGTGCCATCTCCTCCGGCCCTGGCGCCAGCTGTGCAGCGTCCTTGGCGAGTCGGCCCAGCCTCTGGCACCGGCCCTGAGTGCAGTGCCTGGCCAGCCCTCCCCAGGCTGGCAGGCTTTGAGCTACCCCCTGCCTGCCACCTTGCTTTTCTTAAACACAGTTTCcagtcatttatattttcttttagagaggaGTTTTCCCTTGTATGAGTCCTATATGTTAAAAAGTACAAACAACATTGGCCCCCGGGTCAGCTTTCTCACAGGGGAGCCCGCTTTTCACACCACAGCCCGGGCTGCCTGTGTTGCTCTGCAGCTGCTTTTTCCACCTCGTGACACATCCGAGAGGTCCCCTGGGGTCAGTGCAGGTCGGCCCTGGCTCCTCCGTCGCTGGGTCTCCACAGACCCAGCCCCAGGGATGGAG GTGCGCTCCAAGGAGGACGGCCGGCTCTATGCGGTAAAGCGTTCCATGTCACCATTCCGGGGCCCCAAGGACCGGGCCCGCAAGCTGGCCGAGGTGGGCAGCCACGAGAAGGTGGGGCAGCACCCATGCTGCGTGCGGCTGGAGCAGGCCTGGGAGGAGGGCGGCATCCTGTACCTGCAGACGGAGCTGTGCGGGCCCAGCCTGCAGCAACACTGTGAGGCCTGGGGTGCCAGCCTGCCTGAGGCCCAGGTCTGGGGCTATCTGCGGGACACGCTGCTTGCCCTGGCCCATCTGCACGGCCAGGGCCTGGTGCACCTTGATGTCAAGCCTGCCAACATCTTCCTGGGGCCCCGGGGCCGCTGCAAGCTGGGTGACTTCGGACTGCTGGTGGAGCTGGGTACAGCAGGAGCTGGTGAGGTCCAGGAGGGAGACCCCCGCTACATGGCCCCCGAGCTGCTGCAGGGCTCCTATGGAACAGCAGCGGATGTGTTCAG TCTGGGCCTCACCATCCTGGAAGTGGCATGCAACATGGAGCTGCCCCACGGTGGGGAGGGCTGGCAGCAGCTGCGCCAGGGCTACCTGCCCCCTGAGTTCACTGCTG GTCTGTCTTCCGAGCTGCGTTCTGTCCTTGTCATGATGCTGGAGCCAGACCCCAAGCTGCGGGCCACGGCCGAGGCCCTGCTGGCACTGCCTGTGTTGAGGCAGCCGCGGGCCTGGGGTGTGCTGTGGTGCATGGCAGCGGAGGCCCTGAGCCGAGGGTGGGCCCTGTGGCAG GCCCTGCTTGCCCTGCTCTGCTGGCTCTGGCATGGGCTGGCTCACCCTGCCAGCTGGCTACAGCCCCTGGGCCCGccagccaccccgcctggctcaCCACCCTGCAGTTTGCTCCTGGACAGCAGCCTCTCCAGCAACTGGGATGACGACAGCCTAGG GCCCTCACTCTCCCCTGAGGCTGTCCTGGCCCGGACTGTGGGGAGCACCTCCACCCCCCGGAGCAGGTGCACACCCAG GGATGCCCTGGACCTAAGTGACATCAACTCAGAGCCTCCTCGGGGCTCCTTCCCCTCCTTTGAGCCTCGGAACCTCCTCAGCCTGTTTGAGGACACCCTAGACCCAACCTGA
- the PKMYT1 gene encoding membrane-associated tyrosine- and threonine-specific cdc2-inhibitory kinase isoform X2 encodes MLERPPALAMPVPTEGTPPPLSGTPIPVPAYFRHAEPGFSLKRPRGLSRSLPPPPPAKGSIPISRLFPPRTPGWHQLQPRRVSFRGEASETLQSPGYDPSRPESFFQQSFQRLSRLGHGSYGEVFKVRSKEDGRLYAVKRSMSPFRGPKDRARKLAEVGSHEKVGQHPCCVRLEQAWEEGGILYLQTELCGPSLQQHCEAWGASLPEAQVWGYLRDTLLALAHLHGQGLVHLDVKPANIFLGPRGRCKLGDFGLLVELGTAGAGEVQEGDPRYMAPELLQGSYGTAADVFSLGLTILEVACNMELPHGGEGWQQLRQGYLPPEFTAGLSSELRSVLVMMLEPDPKLRATAEALLALPVLRQPRAWGVLWCMAAEALSRGWALWQALLALLCWLWHGLAHPASWLQPLGPPATPPGSPPCSLLLDSSLSSNWDDDSLGPSLSPEAVLARTVGSTSTPRSRCTPRDALDLSDINSEPPRGSFPSFEPRNLLSLFEDTLDPT; translated from the exons ATGCTAGAAC gGCCTCCTGCACTGGCCATGCCCGTGCCCACGGAGGGCACCCCGCCACCTCTGAGTGGCACCCCCATCCCAGTCCCGGCCTACTTCCGCCACGCAGAACCTGGATTCTCCCTCAAGAGGCCCAGGGGGCTCAGCCGGAGCCTCCCACCTCCGCCCCCTGCCAAGGGCAGCATCCCCATCAGCCGCCTCTTCCCTCCTCGGACCCCAGGCTGGCACCAGCTGCAGCCCCGGCGGGTGTCATTCCGGGGCGAGGCCTCAGAGACTCTGCAGAGCCCTGGGTATGACCCAAGCCGGCCAGAGTCCTTCTTCCAGCAGAGCTTCCAGAGGCTCAGCCGCCTGGGCCACGGCTCCTATGGAGAGGTCTTCAAG GTGCGCTCCAAGGAGGACGGCCGGCTCTATGCGGTAAAGCGTTCCATGTCACCATTCCGGGGCCCCAAGGACCGGGCCCGCAAGCTGGCCGAGGTGGGCAGCCACGAGAAGGTGGGGCAGCACCCATGCTGCGTGCGGCTGGAGCAGGCCTGGGAGGAGGGCGGCATCCTGTACCTGCAGACGGAGCTGTGCGGGCCCAGCCTGCAGCAACACTGTGAGGCCTGGGGTGCCAGCCTGCCTGAGGCCCAGGTCTGGGGCTATCTGCGGGACACGCTGCTTGCCCTGGCCCATCTGCACGGCCAGGGCCTGGTGCACCTTGATGTCAAGCCTGCCAACATCTTCCTGGGGCCCCGGGGCCGCTGCAAGCTGGGTGACTTCGGACTGCTGGTGGAGCTGGGTACAGCAGGAGCTGGTGAGGTCCAGGAGGGAGACCCCCGCTACATGGCCCCCGAGCTGCTGCAGGGCTCCTATGGAACAGCAGCGGATGTGTTCAG TCTGGGCCTCACCATCCTGGAAGTGGCATGCAACATGGAGCTGCCCCACGGTGGGGAGGGCTGGCAGCAGCTGCGCCAGGGCTACCTGCCCCCTGAGTTCACTGCTG GTCTGTCTTCCGAGCTGCGTTCTGTCCTTGTCATGATGCTGGAGCCAGACCCCAAGCTGCGGGCCACGGCCGAGGCCCTGCTGGCACTGCCTGTGTTGAGGCAGCCGCGGGCCTGGGGTGTGCTGTGGTGCATGGCAGCGGAGGCCCTGAGCCGAGGGTGGGCCCTGTGGCAG GCCCTGCTTGCCCTGCTCTGCTGGCTCTGGCATGGGCTGGCTCACCCTGCCAGCTGGCTACAGCCCCTGGGCCCGccagccaccccgcctggctcaCCACCCTGCAGTTTGCTCCTGGACAGCAGCCTCTCCAGCAACTGGGATGACGACAGCCTAGG GCCCTCACTCTCCCCTGAGGCTGTCCTGGCCCGGACTGTGGGGAGCACCTCCACCCCCCGGAGCAGGTGCACACCCAG GGATGCCCTGGACCTAAGTGACATCAACTCAGAGCCTCCTCGGGGCTCCTTCCCCTCCTTTGAGCCTCGGAACCTCCTCAGCCTGTTTGAGGACACCCTAGACCCAACCTGA